A genome region from Pseudomonas helmanticensis includes the following:
- a CDS encoding alpha-xenorhabdolysin family binary toxin subunit A, with amino-acid sequence MQSSSTPLITKDDIRKIKNYVSASRNLPRTVEDVAIQLKTTHTGIVGLELIDIVTLNHTIINNANSWNDIEYSMKQLAGSLATFSEDLESFGQDVIDAIVTMPGYINYLGTIDTLTEEEINSLPPLEIGREEKNRFGSIQEFLGFIAISIDDKKLSSMEVAARLKNFKAELNDKVAPGIGEKLKLAGDEQINQQISELNRAIDEAQKRIEEKTRETDPGFFENILGFIVGINAPPSIYYRHLEMQQKTHLRPLIAQRELLTEQVKQKNVLAGTLLEFQAGLDSISIYVDGAIQSTSQLETLWLSITDYIKASQNKIISMHDFLTLRSFVSSLKVVLKNWKTVQLNANQLIIAFD; translated from the coding sequence GTGCAATCGAGTTCAACCCCGCTTATCACCAAAGACGACATTCGTAAAATAAAAAACTACGTCAGCGCCTCCAGAAACTTGCCTCGCACAGTCGAAGACGTAGCGATCCAGTTAAAAACAACGCACACCGGTATTGTCGGGCTTGAGCTGATTGACATCGTCACACTCAATCACACAATTATTAACAATGCCAATTCCTGGAACGATATCGAATATTCGATGAAGCAACTGGCCGGAAGCCTGGCAACATTTTCGGAAGACCTGGAAAGCTTCGGCCAGGATGTTATCGATGCGATCGTGACGATGCCTGGCTATATCAATTATCTCGGTACTATCGATACGCTGACAGAGGAAGAGATCAACAGCCTGCCGCCGCTGGAGATTGGCAGAGAAGAGAAAAACCGGTTCGGCTCGATCCAGGAGTTCCTCGGTTTCATTGCAATTTCAATTGACGATAAAAAACTCAGCAGTATGGAGGTCGCCGCTCGACTCAAGAATTTCAAGGCCGAGCTGAACGACAAGGTTGCACCGGGCATTGGTGAAAAACTGAAACTGGCTGGCGACGAGCAGATCAATCAACAGATCAGCGAATTGAATCGCGCCATTGATGAAGCGCAAAAACGTATTGAAGAAAAGACTCGGGAAACCGATCCTGGCTTCTTCGAAAATATTCTTGGCTTTATCGTCGGAATCAACGCGCCTCCGTCGATATATTACCGTCATCTTGAGATGCAACAGAAAACACACTTGAGACCGCTGATTGCCCAGCGCGAGCTACTGACCGAACAAGTCAAACAGAAAAACGTACTCGCCGGTACTCTGCTGGAGTTTCAGGCGGGACTGGACAGTATTTCGATCTACGTGGATGGCGCAATCCAGAGTACCTCGCAACTCGAGACCCTCTGGCTCTCCATCACCGATTACATCAAGGCTTCACAAAACAAAATAATCAGCATGCATGACTTCCTGACCCTAAGAAGCTTCGTCTCGAGTTTAAAAGTCGTACTAAAAAACTGGAAAACCGTCCAACTCAATGCCAACCAGCTAATCATTGCATTTGATTAA
- a CDS encoding betaine/proline/choline family ABC transporter ATP-binding protein (Members of the family are the ATP-binding subunit of ABC transporters for substrates such as betaine, L-proline or other amino acids, choline, carnitine, etc. The substrate specificity is best determined from the substrate-binding subunit, rather than this subunit, as it interacts with the permease subunit and not with substrate directly.), with protein sequence MIELQNLSKTFQSNGKDVKAVDSVSLTVNEGEICVFLGPSGCGKSTTLKMINRLIKPTSGKILINGEDTTDLDEVTLRRNIGYVIQQIGLFPNMTIEENIVVVPKLLGWDKQKCHDRARELMSMIKLEPKQYLHRYPRELSGGQQQRIGVIRALAADAPLLLMDEPFGAVDPINREMIQNEFFEMQRALNKTVIMVSHDIDEAIKLGDKIAIFRAGKLLQIDHPDTLLAHPADDFVSNFVGQDSTLKRLLLVKAEDAADNAPSVSPETPVADALELMDEHDRRYVVVTCADNKALGYVRRRDLHRQTGTCAQFLREFNATAAYDEHLRILLSRMYEFNRSWLPVMDAERVFLGEVTQESIAAYLSSGRSRGMKTSIVSPAEAVVA encoded by the coding sequence ATGATCGAACTTCAAAACCTCAGCAAAACTTTCCAAAGCAACGGCAAAGACGTCAAAGCCGTGGACTCGGTGAGCCTGACCGTCAATGAAGGCGAAATCTGTGTGTTCCTCGGGCCATCGGGCTGCGGCAAAAGCACCACGTTGAAAATGATCAACCGCCTGATCAAACCGACCTCGGGCAAGATCCTCATCAACGGCGAAGACACCACCGATCTCGACGAAGTGACCCTGCGTCGCAACATCGGTTACGTGATCCAGCAGATCGGTCTGTTCCCGAACATGACCATCGAAGAAAACATCGTTGTCGTGCCGAAACTGCTCGGCTGGGACAAACAGAAATGCCACGACCGCGCCCGCGAATTGATGAGCATGATCAAGCTTGAGCCCAAGCAGTATCTGCATCGTTATCCGCGCGAACTGTCCGGTGGCCAGCAACAGCGCATCGGCGTGATCCGTGCACTGGCGGCGGACGCGCCGCTGCTGTTGATGGACGAACCGTTCGGTGCGGTCGACCCGATCAACCGCGAGATGATCCAGAACGAATTCTTCGAGATGCAACGCGCGCTGAACAAGACCGTGATCATGGTCAGCCACGACATCGACGAAGCGATCAAACTCGGCGACAAGATCGCGATCTTCCGCGCCGGCAAACTGTTGCAGATCGATCACCCGGACACGTTGCTTGCGCACCCGGCCGACGACTTTGTCAGCAACTTCGTCGGTCAGGACAGCACGCTCAAGCGTCTGCTGTTGGTGAAGGCAGAAGATGCGGCGGACAACGCGCCATCGGTGAGCCCGGAAACGCCGGTGGCCGATGCGCTGGAATTGATGGATGAGCATGACCGTCGCTATGTCGTCGTCACCTGTGCCGATAACAAGGCGCTGGGGTATGTGCGTCGCCGTGATCTGCACCGTCAGACCGGCACTTGCGCGCAATTCCTGCGTGAGTTCAACGCCACGGCGGCATACGACGAGCATTTGCGCATCCTGCTGTCGCGGATGTACGAGTTCAATCGGTCGTGGTTGCCGGTGATGGATGCCGAACGGGTGTTCCTCGGTGAGGTGACGCAGGAGTCGATTGCGGCTTATCTGAGCTCGGGCCGTTCGCGCGGGATGAAGACCAGTATCGTTTCTCCGGCTGAAGCCGTAGTCGCCTGA
- a CDS encoding TonB-dependent receptor: MARQQAQLPVSSPRLLASAIGVAITAGSAGHMVFAAEKTDSKASGNAIALDATAINGEAQDPTSYQVEKASSPKYTAPLVDTPRSVTVIPQQVLKDTGALNMQDALRTVPGITFGAGEGGNPQGDRPFIRGFDAQGDTYLDGVRDTGSQSREIFAVENIEVSKGPNSAIGGRGAAGGSINLVSKKAHLGNSFDGGFTWGSDQTQRYTLDGNYQFSDTAAGRLNLMSHESNVAGRDSVDYDRWGIAPSLAFGLGTDTRVNLDYYHLESNDTPDSGIPYTIPTGGSAARTKSNPDKPYAGGDHSNFYGLDRDFRKGRTDTATFAIEHDLSDSLTIKNTLRHGTSMQDYILTQPDDSKGNVNNGSVWRRANTRVSNTETTTNQTDLFGNFYVAGFKNSFSTGVEYTREESQKSSYNVNTDTTPRTSAVTTNCNPGLIGAASGYNCTSLSNPNPNDPWNGAISRNYAGTDTQADTYALYVFDTLELNQQWLLNMGLRYDHFDTDYKSYNNAGNTTSKGADTSEFVTGQFGVVYKPAENGSIYASYATSATPPGSTLGEGMDGNPLGGTADRNGNLLSSDMEPETTKNYEIGTKWDLLNDRLSLTADIFRTEKENARVQVDTTSYENAGKTRVQGVELSASGKITDKWQVFAGYAYMDSEQVDGGPLGRANDGNELPNTPKNSASLWTTYQVTPKLTIGGGAFYVDDVFGSVANTTMVDSYVRYDAMAAYKLTKNVDLQLNVQNLTNETYYDKAFSTHFANQAAGRTALLSTNFHF; encoded by the coding sequence ATGGCACGTCAACAAGCACAATTACCGGTCAGTTCACCACGTTTGCTCGCCTCGGCTATTGGCGTAGCGATTACCGCCGGCTCCGCCGGGCACATGGTCTTCGCTGCCGAAAAAACCGACAGCAAAGCCTCCGGCAATGCCATCGCACTGGACGCCACCGCCATCAACGGCGAAGCGCAGGACCCAACGTCCTACCAGGTCGAGAAAGCCTCCTCGCCCAAGTACACCGCACCGCTGGTCGACACACCGCGTTCGGTGACGGTTATTCCGCAACAAGTCTTGAAAGACACTGGCGCCCTGAACATGCAGGACGCGCTGCGCACCGTACCGGGCATCACGTTCGGCGCCGGTGAAGGCGGCAACCCGCAGGGTGACCGTCCGTTCATTCGCGGTTTCGACGCGCAGGGCGACACCTACCTCGACGGCGTGCGCGACACCGGTTCGCAGAGCCGCGAGATCTTCGCCGTGGAAAACATCGAAGTCAGCAAAGGCCCGAACTCCGCCATCGGTGGGCGTGGCGCGGCAGGCGGCAGCATCAACCTGGTGAGCAAGAAAGCGCACCTGGGCAACTCGTTCGACGGCGGTTTCACTTGGGGTTCCGACCAGACCCAGCGCTACACCCTCGACGGCAACTACCAGTTCAGCGACACCGCTGCCGGCCGTCTGAACCTGATGAGCCACGAAAGCAACGTCGCCGGTCGTGACAGCGTCGACTACGACCGCTGGGGCATTGCACCATCGCTGGCGTTTGGCCTGGGCACCGACACCCGCGTCAACCTCGACTACTACCATCTCGAAAGCAACGACACCCCGGATTCGGGCATCCCTTACACCATCCCGACCGGCGGCTCTGCGGCACGTACCAAGTCCAATCCGGACAAGCCTTACGCCGGTGGCGACCACAGCAATTTCTACGGTCTGGATCGCGATTTCCGCAAGGGTCGTACCGACACCGCGACCTTCGCCATCGAGCATGACCTGAGCGACTCGCTGACGATCAAGAACACCCTGCGTCACGGCACCAGCATGCAGGATTACATCCTCACCCAGCCGGACGACAGCAAGGGCAACGTCAACAACGGCAGCGTCTGGCGTCGTGCCAACACTCGGGTGAGCAACACCGAGACCACCACCAACCAGACCGATCTGTTCGGCAATTTCTACGTGGCCGGCTTCAAGAACAGCTTCTCCACGGGCGTCGAGTACACCCGTGAGGAAAGCCAGAAGTCCTCGTACAACGTCAACACCGACACCACGCCGCGCACCAGCGCCGTGACCACCAACTGCAACCCGGGGCTGATTGGCGCAGCCAGTGGCTACAACTGCACCTCGCTGTCGAACCCGAACCCGAACGATCCGTGGAACGGCGCGATCTCGCGCAACTACGCCGGCACCGACACTCAGGCCGACACTTACGCGCTGTACGTGTTCGACACCTTGGAGTTGAACCAGCAATGGCTGCTGAACATGGGCCTGCGTTACGACCACTTCGACACCGACTACAAGAGCTACAACAACGCCGGCAACACCACCTCCAAAGGTGCTGACACCAGCGAGTTCGTCACCGGCCAGTTCGGCGTCGTCTACAAGCCTGCGGAAAACGGCAGCATCTACGCTTCCTACGCCACCTCGGCCACCCCGCCGGGCAGCACCTTGGGCGAAGGCATGGACGGCAACCCGTTGGGCGGCACTGCGGATCGCAACGGCAACCTGCTGAGCAGCGACATGGAGCCGGAAACCACCAAGAACTACGAGATCGGTACCAAGTGGGATCTGCTCAACGATCGCCTGTCGCTGACCGCTGACATCTTCCGCACCGAGAAAGAAAACGCTCGTGTGCAAGTCGATACGACTTCCTACGAAAACGCCGGCAAGACCCGCGTACAAGGCGTCGAACTGTCGGCCAGCGGCAAGATCACCGACAAGTGGCAAGTGTTCGCCGGTTACGCCTACATGGACAGCGAACAAGTCGACGGCGGTCCACTGGGCCGGGCCAACGATGGCAATGAACTGCCTAACACGCCGAAAAACAGCGCCAGCCTGTGGACCACTTACCAGGTCACGCCGAAGCTGACCATCGGCGGCGGTGCGTTCTACGTGGATGACGTATTCGGCAGCGTGGCCAATACCACCATGGTCGATTCGTATGTTCGTTACGACGCGATGGCCGCGTACAAGCTGACCAAGAACGTCGACCTGCAACTCAACGTGCAGAACCTGACCAACGAAACCTACTACGACAAAGCCTTCTCGACCCACTTCGCCAACCAGGCGGCGGGCCGTACGGCACTGTTGAGCACCAACTTCCACTTCTGA
- a CDS encoding tetratricopeptide repeat protein has product MSFQIRREEVLDGAQLSAMLEESPARAAQAILLAAGEGVVEAQALLGQILLDGQGIAQDQALALRWFGIAAGRGHLMARNMLGRCHEHGWGCAADAVVAAAHYRIAADGGLDWAMYNLANLLATGRGVAVDQLQALALYQRAAESGHAKSMNLLGRYLEEGRECPADPVCARDWYRRSAEGGDFRGQFSHAAVLADDGRIDEALHWLRQALEGGNLNFLRVGSDSLLACAHPQMREMAHAYRRRMLLLEASSDALQEQ; this is encoded by the coding sequence ATGAGTTTTCAGATTCGTCGTGAGGAAGTCCTCGACGGCGCGCAACTCAGCGCGATGCTCGAAGAAAGCCCGGCTCGCGCGGCACAGGCGATTTTGCTCGCAGCGGGTGAGGGCGTTGTCGAAGCGCAGGCTTTACTCGGACAGATTCTGCTGGATGGCCAAGGCATCGCGCAGGATCAGGCGCTGGCGCTGCGCTGGTTTGGCATCGCGGCCGGGCGCGGCCATCTGATGGCGCGCAACATGCTGGGTCGTTGTCATGAACATGGCTGGGGTTGCGCGGCGGATGCTGTGGTTGCGGCAGCGCATTATCGAATAGCTGCAGACGGTGGGCTGGATTGGGCGATGTACAACCTGGCGAATCTGCTGGCGACCGGTCGCGGTGTGGCGGTGGATCAACTTCAAGCGCTGGCGCTGTATCAGCGTGCCGCTGAAAGCGGGCATGCGAAGTCGATGAATCTGTTGGGGCGTTATCTGGAGGAAGGGCGCGAGTGCCCGGCAGATCCCGTCTGCGCGCGTGACTGGTATCGGCGTTCTGCCGAAGGTGGGGACTTTCGCGGGCAGTTCAGTCATGCGGCAGTGTTGGCGGACGACGGCCGAATCGATGAGGCGCTGCACTGGCTGCGCCAGGCACTTGAGGGCGGTAACCTGAACTTTTTGCGGGTCGGCAGCGATTCGCTTCTGGCTTGTGCGCATCCTCAAATGCGTGAAATGGCACACGCCTACCGCCGGCGGATGCTGCTGCTTGAGGCCAGCAGCGATGCCCTTCAAGAGCAATGA
- a CDS encoding Fe2+-dependent dioxygenase: MLLHIPALFAKDEVQRIRQALEQADWADGKITAGFQSAKAKHNLQLPEGHPLAKEIGAAMLERLWKNPLFMSAALPHKVFPPLVNCYTAGGSFDFHIDNAVRQPKGSIERVRTDLSATLFFSEPEDYDGGELEIQDTYGTQQVKLPAGDMVLYPGTSLHKVNAVTRGARYASFFWTQSLVREDSQRALLFEMDGAIQQLTHDLPDHPSLIRLTGTYHNLLRRWVEV; encoded by the coding sequence ATGCTGCTGCACATCCCCGCACTGTTCGCGAAAGACGAGGTGCAGCGCATTCGCCAGGCACTGGAGCAGGCGGATTGGGCCGATGGCAAGATCACCGCTGGCTTTCAGTCGGCCAAGGCCAAGCACAATTTGCAATTGCCTGAAGGCCATCCGCTGGCCAAGGAAATCGGTGCGGCGATGCTTGAGCGGCTATGGAAAAATCCATTGTTCATGTCCGCCGCATTGCCGCATAAAGTCTTTCCGCCGTTAGTAAACTGTTACACGGCAGGCGGCAGCTTCGACTTCCATATCGACAACGCCGTGCGGCAGCCCAAGGGCAGCATCGAGCGCGTGCGCACCGATCTGTCGGCCACCCTGTTCTTCAGCGAACCTGAGGATTACGACGGCGGCGAGCTGGAAATCCAGGACACCTACGGCACCCAACAAGTGAAATTGCCCGCCGGCGACATGGTCTTGTACCCCGGCACCAGCCTGCACAAGGTCAACGCGGTCACTCGCGGCGCGCGCTATGCGTCGTTCTTCTGGACACAAAGTCTGGTGCGCGAAGACAGTCAGCGCGCGCTGCTGTTCGAGATGGACGGCGCGATCCAGCAACTCACGCACGACCTGCCCGATCATCCGTCGCTGATTCGCCTCACCGGCACCTATCACAATCTGTTGCGTCGCTGGGTCGAGGTATGA
- a CDS encoding type III PLP-dependent enzyme, with amino-acid sequence MSINVEDYFARATFDKMKAFADKQETPFVVIDTAMISQAYDDLRAGFEFAKVYYAVKANPAVEIIDLLKDKGSSFDIASIYELDKVMDRGVSADRISYGNTIKKSKDIRYFYEKGVRLFSTDSEADLRNIAKAAPGSKVYVRILTEGSTTADWPLSRKFGCQTDMAMDLLILARDLGLVPYGISFHVGSQQRDISVWDAAIAKVKVIFERLKEEDGIHLKLINMGGGFPANYITRTNSLETYAEEIIRFLKEDFGDDLPEIILEPGRSLIANAGILVSEVVLVARKSRTAVERWVYTDVGKFSGLIETMDEAIKFPIWTEKKGEMEEVVIAGPTCDSADIMYENYKYGLPLNLAIGDRLYWLSTGAYTTSYSAVEFNGFPPLKSYYV; translated from the coding sequence ATGTCGATCAATGTCGAAGACTATTTCGCGCGCGCCACTTTTGACAAAATGAAGGCGTTCGCCGACAAACAGGAAACCCCGTTCGTGGTGATTGACACCGCGATGATCAGCCAGGCTTACGATGACCTGCGCGCCGGTTTCGAATTCGCCAAGGTCTACTACGCGGTCAAGGCCAACCCGGCCGTCGAGATCATCGACCTGCTCAAAGACAAAGGCTCGAGCTTCGACATCGCCTCGATCTACGAGCTGGACAAGGTGATGGATCGCGGCGTTAGCGCCGACCGTATCAGCTACGGCAACACCATCAAGAAATCCAAGGACATCCGCTACTTCTATGAGAAGGGCGTGCGTCTGTTCTCCACCGACTCCGAAGCCGACCTGCGCAACATCGCCAAGGCTGCACCGGGTTCAAAAGTCTATGTGCGCATCCTCACCGAAGGCTCGACCACGGCTGACTGGCCACTGTCGCGCAAATTCGGCTGCCAGACCGACATGGCCATGGACTTGCTGATTCTTGCTCGCGACCTGGGCCTGGTGCCTTACGGCATCTCCTTCCACGTCGGTTCGCAACAGCGCGACATCAGCGTCTGGGACGCAGCGATCGCCAAGGTCAAAGTGATCTTCGAACGACTGAAAGAAGAAGACGGCATTCATCTGAAGCTGATCAACATGGGCGGTGGCTTCCCGGCCAACTACATCACCCGCACCAACAGCCTGGAAACCTACGCCGAAGAAATCATCCGTTTCCTCAAAGAAGACTTCGGTGATGACCTGCCGGAAATCATTCTCGAGCCGGGCCGTTCGTTGATCGCCAATGCCGGTATTCTGGTCAGCGAAGTGGTACTGGTTGCACGCAAGTCGCGCACTGCCGTCGAGCGCTGGGTTTATACCGATGTGGGCAAGTTCTCCGGCCTGATCGAAACCATGGACGAAGCGATCAAGTTTCCGATCTGGACGGAGAAGAAAGGCGAGATGGAAGAAGTGGTCATCGCCGGCCCTACCTGCGACAGCGCCGACATCATGTACGAAAACTACAAGTACGGTTTGCCGCTGAACCTGGCGATCGGTGATCGGTTGTACTGGTTGTCGACCGGGGCCTACACCACCAGTTACAGCGCGGTCGAGTTCAATGGCTTCCCTCCGCTGAAGTCGTATTACGTGTGA
- a CDS encoding alpha-xenorhabdolysin family binary toxin subunit B produces the protein MTNTNYVLPDLGRVRESREAIRYQAITGSANLYIKALSDELISLNAAINDMDQTAANSITSAITALDTDDLEDNLQSLASLQGSESTAKIENARKLYSEAVTQLMKLSTDQMIKLHSTFKDSVFGVESVTISNNRFRIDELASAKIDLDREHTAEQIPLAELQQDEAVLNVAITEFEKLSFIDRIKPLLEQLRSMIGNKPKTPEAAALEAGLAVANKFLDEANELIKYKDLISARQIIQTRIVQREERVISLKKQLQENANKTRQLQDTQKVLPHRQIYLSEVNKLIEALSSFLTAVKTSSKDELLIRGEHLLKHSQALRNYLNQLQGRWLRG, from the coding sequence ATGACTAATACTAACTACGTACTCCCTGACCTTGGCCGTGTTCGAGAAAGCCGTGAGGCTATTCGTTATCAGGCAATCACTGGCTCGGCCAACCTCTACATTAAAGCGTTGAGCGATGAACTGATCAGTCTGAACGCTGCGATCAACGATATGGACCAAACGGCTGCCAACAGCATCACTTCGGCAATAACTGCGCTCGACACAGATGACCTGGAGGATAACCTGCAGTCTCTGGCCAGCCTTCAGGGAAGTGAGTCGACTGCCAAAATTGAAAATGCCCGAAAGTTATACTCAGAAGCCGTCACGCAACTGATGAAGCTGAGTACCGATCAAATGATAAAACTGCACTCGACATTTAAAGACAGTGTGTTTGGTGTAGAAAGCGTCACCATCAGCAACAATCGCTTCAGGATCGACGAACTGGCCAGCGCGAAAATCGATCTTGATCGCGAGCACACAGCCGAACAAATCCCGCTGGCGGAATTGCAACAAGACGAAGCCGTCCTGAATGTGGCGATCACCGAATTTGAAAAGCTGAGCTTCATTGACCGGATCAAACCACTGCTCGAGCAGTTGCGCTCGATGATCGGCAACAAGCCCAAAACTCCTGAAGCTGCGGCACTGGAAGCCGGCCTGGCGGTTGCCAACAAGTTTCTCGACGAGGCTAACGAGCTGATCAAATACAAAGACTTGATCAGTGCCCGACAAATCATCCAGACACGCATTGTCCAACGTGAAGAACGCGTGATCTCACTGAAAAAGCAATTGCAGGAAAACGCCAACAAGACCCGACAGTTGCAGGACACGCAGAAAGTGTTGCCCCATCGGCAGATTTATCTCAGTGAAGTCAACAAACTGATTGAAGCGCTGTCGAGCTTTCTCACGGCCGTTAAGACTTCGAGCAAAGATGAACTGTTGATCCGCGGCGAACACCTGCTGAAACACAGCCAGGCGCTGCGCAATTACCTCAATCAGCTACAGGGACGCTGGCTGCGCGGCTGA
- a CDS encoding alpha-xenorhabdolysin family binary toxin subunit A — MDIKMNNKVIEAATKAPMIFVSASLGEGEEYNRETGIQLTKEQIISLRKYETLGLSLPIQLDDVAAYLNYGAGDDGGTGRTARDFLRTFSMTYQHARRWSPLREKIMLTGTDLKIFAGSIIRTGTAIVEVYEELKVSKYLEAHDISSAEEYLKLQRQIPGLPDLELAPGDVTDIRSYLNDLLSKIRLCHQKAQQVRGELDSFGIDMRETVLPEIKLRLEFVSRNTYAADIKALQGQMDQRSAGIDELNKQYEKLVQEAIKAAASFSIPGLVMGIYQGVKAEQIRRERNALKLLQQADNQKMASRNQTLSSLNKVRDDLQNLSYVAIEAEVATQNLMLVWNALSDYVSGSIAEVAKIDEAASLRRFKNQIIDIVAPWEQIKSSADQLLAVFAEADKEYEKNNLGIRSRTAMYGLSVSAAQPVFNMGKLRGNNASVQQLNTSVQMLYEQFDYMPGIVGSMNGVALAVGKTTFELRDKAQKISINMVNAERKLKSYQAELGSPEDAEEVREDMEAELKNLSAKVKTQTQDFQSIHKSFGAPYDRNATAGHLITLASELADTEELQSVSEDKLAKLATEMKSVSEAIDLISKAGIEKIGAEARLSLDSLKALGLAPPQVQIALLAIDTLKKLIAGIGEAISFLNMLAAYRRLNERALELRAQLQKHDNDMARIAGRIELVNTLDELDDGRSKYASEFANLVDDFELLTLDFSQDTALPVEDRADKAIAKIAEAVAFLKTISQ, encoded by the coding sequence ATGGACATCAAGATGAATAACAAGGTGATCGAAGCCGCCACCAAAGCCCCGATGATTTTTGTAAGTGCCTCTTTGGGTGAAGGTGAGGAGTACAACCGGGAAACCGGCATACAGCTGACGAAAGAACAAATCATCAGCCTCAGAAAATATGAAACTCTGGGCTTGTCCCTGCCGATTCAACTCGACGATGTTGCTGCTTACTTAAATTATGGCGCCGGTGATGACGGCGGCACAGGGCGTACTGCCCGCGATTTTCTGCGCACCTTCAGCATGACTTATCAGCATGCGCGACGCTGGTCGCCCTTGCGCGAGAAAATCATGCTGACGGGAACCGATCTGAAGATATTTGCCGGCAGCATTATTCGTACCGGTACAGCCATTGTAGAAGTGTATGAAGAGTTGAAAGTTTCGAAATACCTTGAAGCGCATGATATTTCCTCCGCTGAAGAATATCTGAAACTGCAACGACAGATCCCGGGACTTCCTGATCTTGAACTTGCACCAGGTGATGTCACCGACATCCGCAGTTATCTCAATGATCTTTTGAGCAAGATTCGGCTTTGTCACCAGAAAGCTCAACAAGTCCGCGGGGAGCTGGACAGCTTCGGCATCGATATGCGTGAAACCGTCCTGCCGGAAATCAAGCTGCGCCTGGAGTTCGTTTCGAGGAACACCTATGCGGCCGATATCAAAGCGCTGCAGGGGCAAATGGATCAGCGTTCTGCTGGAATCGATGAGTTGAACAAGCAGTACGAAAAGCTTGTTCAGGAAGCGATCAAGGCTGCGGCAAGCTTCAGCATTCCCGGCTTGGTCATGGGCATCTATCAAGGCGTCAAGGCAGAACAGATACGCCGTGAACGCAATGCGTTGAAGCTGCTGCAGCAAGCAGATAACCAGAAGATGGCCAGCAGGAATCAAACGCTGAGCTCTTTAAACAAGGTCCGCGACGATCTTCAAAACCTGAGTTATGTCGCGATCGAAGCCGAAGTGGCCACCCAGAATCTCATGCTGGTCTGGAATGCACTCAGTGATTATGTAAGCGGCTCTATTGCTGAGGTCGCAAAAATCGACGAGGCCGCGTCGTTGCGTCGATTCAAGAATCAGATCATCGATATCGTCGCGCCTTGGGAGCAGATCAAATCCAGTGCCGATCAGTTGCTTGCGGTGTTTGCAGAGGCCGATAAGGAGTACGAAAAAAATAATCTTGGAATTCGGAGTCGAACAGCAATGTATGGTTTATCAGTCAGCGCCGCTCAGCCAGTGTTCAATATGGGCAAGCTGCGCGGGAACAATGCTTCGGTGCAGCAACTGAATACTTCTGTGCAGATGCTTTACGAACAATTCGATTACATGCCGGGCATTGTTGGCTCCATGAATGGTGTGGCGCTGGCAGTGGGCAAGACGACTTTCGAGTTGCGCGACAAAGCTCAGAAAATCAGTATCAACATGGTCAACGCCGAAAGAAAACTGAAATCCTATCAGGCGGAACTTGGCTCCCCCGAAGATGCGGAGGAGGTGCGTGAAGATATGGAGGCGGAACTAAAAAACCTCTCCGCTAAAGTCAAAACGCAAACTCAGGATTTCCAAAGTATCCACAAGAGTTTTGGCGCACCCTATGATCGTAACGCCACGGCGGGACACCTGATTACCCTGGCCAGTGAACTTGCGGACACTGAGGAACTCCAGAGCGTCTCCGAGGATAAACTGGCAAAACTCGCTACCGAAATGAAGTCTGTCTCGGAAGCGATCGATCTGATCTCCAAAGCCGGCATCGAAAAAATCGGTGCGGAAGCCCGATTGTCGCTCGATAGTCTCAAGGCGCTCGGTCTGGCTCCGCCGCAGGTCCAAATCGCCCTGTTGGCTATCGATACCTTGAAAAAGTTGATTGCCGGTATTGGGGAGGCCATCTCCTTTCTGAACATGCTGGCCGCCTATCGCAGGCTCAACGAAAGAGCACTTGAACTGCGCGCGCAATTGCAAAAACACGACAACGATATGGCCCGCATTGCCGGGCGCATTGAGTTGGTCAATACACTGGACGAACTCGACGATGGGCGTTCGAAGTACGCCTCTGAATTCGCCAATCTGGTTGATGACTTCGAACTGCTCACGCTCGATTTCAGTCAGGACACTGCATTGCCGGTGGAAGATCGTGCGGACAAGGCCATTGCAAAAATCGCCGAGGCCGTTGCCTTTCTGAAGACCATTTCTCAATAA